DNA from Cottoperca gobio chromosome 4, fCotGob3.1, whole genome shotgun sequence:
gtcaaaaagaaaaaaaagttataaatTGGCCATTCTGAATTCTAGTGAGTTAGTTAGCTGAGAAATGTGATCAACTACTCAGAGCTGAAGACCTCCAACATGGCCTTCAATAGGCTGAATGAAGGACACAAAATATAGTCCATTATGGACTGGAATAGTACTGACAGTTTCCTCCTCTGTGCTTATACAAGTGGCATTTAAACAAACCTTCCACTGCTCCAAGCTGGGGGCACACATCCAGATAGCCTGCTGGTGCTATTAGTATAGGGAAGGCCATCCTTTTGAGTATCCTATCTGAGGCCCACGCCTCAGACCACATGAACCAGGGTTTAGTCACCCACTATAGAGACCAGGACTCGCAGTATCCTGCTATTTCACTCAAAAAACTTTTCTGAGTTGGAGATAGACATTCTTCTTTGCAGTCAGCTCACACAGCTGCAGTTGGCCGCCGAGAGCCATTTGATTGTCTGCCAGGTAGTCTGTTTGTCCATGAAAGACACAGTCTCATACCGGGTAGGCCGACAGCAGGGGTGACTGCTGACCTTCTTCCCGGAGATGCTCCCATTTTCCATCAGAGCCTTTAGGGCCAGGTCATAGTTCTTGCGGGAGCTATGGCATGTCCCAACACAGTACTTAAAGAGGATTATCTCGTCCGAGTCGTAGCCGAGACCAAAATCCCTCACCCGCATCTCCTTTCTCTCCAAGTGGCAGTCGCGACTGCTCTTGGTCTTCTTGCGGTTCCTCCTTGATATTTTGGGCAAATTTGGGTTACGAGGGGAGCGCCGCCATCTACTCTGCTGGATTTCCTCTTCCTGCATCAGTGGCCACTCTTCTACAAGAAAAAAGGAGACACAGACGGAACACATGGGTTGTCAATTGTTTGATTCCCAACATGCAAATGTGGGAAAAGTACTGTGGTAGTAAAAAATACATTGTGACCAGATTTTCTGAATTTAAGAGCAGTAATATAATTTAGTACACCAATGGGTTTTTCAGTAATGGAGTGATATGCAGTTTGATTTGATAGAGCTGGAAGAAAGGCAGAATTGTACAAAAATGTGTAATGACTTTATTTGTTGCCTTTTTGGTTACAACTTATATCTAGTGCAACATGTGGTCAATACTGAAGTAACAGTTTTCAAGTTCATATAATCATTTCATGGGATATTTTTGGGACAGTTTATACCAAAACTACCCGTGTTTATAAAGCAGTAACATTTGGCCACTTAGGGGCAGTAGGCCTTATGAGGTTGATATGCCAAACCTGGTGGCAAACAGTTGCCTtttcacacatccagcagacaaaaaacaacattagcattcatttgaagtcGGGTTCTGTCCATATTATAGATGCAATTCTTTGGTTTCTACGAACTCCTGAAAACACATCTGTCTCTTCACCAGCTAGTCCCTAACTGTGTTTGCTGCTAACTGTgttttgctgctgagcaggtagagtacagtggCATCAAGATTcttgtgtgtatacgtgtgtgtgtggatgcaacTGTAGAGGCAAAAGGGggagaagtaaaaaaaataaaatatatatatatacatatatatatatttataaaacggacatgtcaaatcaagcaatctgattggttcttagccgtgatataatgagcgtatatcacgggtagaattgtagttacttttcacaacaagtcagtatccctccacgtctgagaaaaagctacaccgttacagctgttaaattacgtccgttagttaattgattaagtacaattacacacctagtacaaccttacagacttggtacactgttctaaacaagtcaccacgtaatacaagtgttgatttacataccgtcttgcttcaaTCAGCTGtatgtgtattcgctcagaacaaaggcgctgtttcgcgggcttctgggagggccgtaagtgaagttaccgtaatgaatcgATATATgatgtaaagcgcagagtctcagctttcagaaaccgttgaaatcttttcgattgcgcaaactatgatataattacggtaatccaaagttttgcttgcaatcgtcaacacattcggtgttaaagggaaacaaatgtcgtgagctattgcttaaatatatatatatatataaccaattattatatatatatatatatatatatatatatatatatatatatatatatatatatatatatatatatatatatatatatatatatatatatatataaccaatTATTAGCTTACAAGAGTTGGGAGGCATTGAGTGGGTTGATGATTGTGATGAGTGTGATGATTATTTTGTTAGCTTTTCCCCAGGCCGTCAGAGTTGAAACGATtaactgtattttttaaaaggtttttttattGATTGGGGTAGAAATATTAGGTCTGTTATTGAGATATATTTGCATTAGAAAAGTCTATCTATGTGTTATCTGTTTGGGTTGTTGAATCCATTTGATTAGGTATTGTAGCTGATTTGCCAGGAAGTAGTGTGGGACATTTGGTGCTTGTAAGCTATGGAGCCAGGCCAAaagttttgatcatttgaaaaaaacaaaaattagTGTCAGAGATGttttttcaggttgaatattattttgattcagttctgtaattctttggaagaaattatttatttttatttttcacttaagataaaaaaaaataaaaaagataaaaaataagatctgaatctgaaaacataaaatctgcaaatgacaaaaacaagaactcatatatcaatatatatatatatatatatatatatatatatatatatatatatatatatatatataaatatatcttattttttatAGTTCCAGATTGTCCTTTTTCACTTTTAGACTTTTGGCCCTGATCTGGCGTGGGGGGCCTGGACTTTAACTGAGAGGTAcgtagaaatgtgttttttttattgattgggGTAGAAATATTAGGTCTGTTATTGAGATATATTTGCATTAGAAAAAGTCTATCTATGTGTTATCTGTTTGGGTTGTTGAATCCATTTGATTAGGTATTGTAGCTGATTTGCCAGCAAAACAAGGAAGATTGAGCAACTTTCTCAACCATGTTGCCTTCATGAAACGTAGGTTCTGCGAGAAGTATGATGCAACAATTTCTATACACCATATTTTCATGattggcagtaaaaaaaaactgatgCCAATGACAAAGTAATACGTTTTTTTCAGATTAAagaaactgaggagggatccctctcccaggatgcacagacgtgcaatagagtatgtgtgtacaggataaacaacatagacaatccatgtgacagaaatgatgatgtgatcataTGAAAAACGATGGATCCTTTATCAAAAAAATCCCCCAgaagtctaagcctatagcagcataactaggggctggtcgaaggcaagcctgagccagccctaactgtaagctttatcaaagagaaaagtctttagcctgctcttaaatttGGAGAGGGTGTCTGGAGGGGGTGCTGTCcgaggtccgtgcgacggggggggggggggggaggttgtCCATGcgactcctctcctttcctccgctttgtctctgactgtaggtgtgtgcgcacgggtgtttgtgtcgggagcgaagccccgcccttcgcgaaacagagctcaaaattgtctgcgttgtctaggttcccgacccctgggttATAAGGTATTATGAGATATTTAAGATAAGATGGTGCCTGACCATTAATGGatttgtaggtcaggagaaggatttctATTTTGGATTTTACCGGCAGCCAGTGCAGAGCatctaatacaggagtaatatgatcttgtttcctcgttcttgtcaatacacatcctgcagcattttggatcaactgaagagtctgaAGGGaccttttgggacaacctgataataatgagttgcagtaatccaacCTTGAAggaacaaatgcatggactagtttttctgcatcgttttgagacaggatgtgtcttatttttgttacttagatgaaagaaggcagtccttgagatttgttttatgtgggagttaaaggacAAATCCTGATCAAATATAATGCTGACATTctttacggtggtgctggaggccaaattaatgccatcatGGGGGGTCTAATTGTCACAGTCTTGCactactgtttcctgttttattttgaaatgttcactccccattgtgtcatgtctagctgtacttcctctctgtgtgttttccctcccttcctgattgttaatgtgttcctcctgtgtctatttaccctggccttgtgtctttgtctttctccccagctgtgccTCCTCGTGTCTGCCCCgtggttggtttgtgtgtttcagtttcatttgccactttgtatttttgattcagctttgttttattaaaggctcgctttttgttatacTCCTagtctgttttctgcatttgggtcctcccctgtcctgaacCGTGACACTAATAGATAATTGAATCGTACTATAATGACAGacgtatgtacagtgtgtgtgtgtgtcttttatttccttctgtAGAGGCATGATGTCTATTTTTTTGTCAATACTGAAGAGGATACTGACCACGATTTCCGTTGTCCTCAGCAGTCGCGCCGAGACTAAAAAGTGGCTGATGGTATGCCGCTTATGGTTCAACGGCTTATGCCGATCTCTTGAATGGTATGCCGCTGGTGTTCCACCGTCATATACCGGTTCCGCTTGAAAGTGGTATGCCAGTCTGACTAATCGATAACATAAATAGAGCCAACTAACTAAACAATACTTGTATTATGTTGCCATGTTTCAAAGTAGAATACATATAAATGTCAGAGAACATTCATTTGTGtaacatattttgtattattcacCATACTTTGAATGAGTATGTACCTGTTGCTATCATTGTGGCATTAGCTGTTTTGAACAACAGCATACCACTCCTGCTCCAGCGGCATAATGCGTTTTATACCGGCATTTGACtattaaacataataaaagtaatacaaGTATTATTAAATTAGTTGGCTCtaaatttatttattattgattagtCAGACTGGCTATGGTGGCTAGGCTAACAACACCCATGTTAGACCAGAGAAACTTATTTACGCTGCTATTTTGCGCAACATTGTCAatataaacagaaaaaacattacgttacatgtcatttagcagatgctttTATCCATACATTTATGGAAAATATATCAGTGGACGGTACTGGTGTGACAGTCTTTCAGTGGTAGCCTATACCACTTTCAAGCCGCACCTGTCGTTAGGAAGCGCTATACTGTATGCCAGTGGAACACCTGCCACTCCAGGGATCGGCATATGCACAGATAGGCACTCCCAGATCGACTGTATCGGTGGATGAGCCTATTCTTTAGTTTATTTGGGTTGTTCAAGCCTTGATGCGTGGTGTCAGATTCCATATTTGCATATCCGTTGAAATAATGATCGATGAAAGCTTAAAGGTCCGTTATTTCTTCCACCATGGTATTGATCTGACCCGCGTTTATGTTAGTAGTTGGTATATATGTGTttctgttggaaaaatattcttaataacgccacaaagtcaggatccaaatcaaataaagggtttcatcaatattcttgcaaggaGCCGAGTTTTgtacatacaaaggatgatcaaactcacacacatacagattgtAAGACTGTCATGTGTTGCTCAGCGAGGCAACGGTCCCCGCTTCCGTATTTCTACCTcattcaaaggacaggaagtcatgaagagcttccaggtcagtcttcaTTTGTTCACCGAAGATGGGGGTTTACTGCTGAGTTTATTGCAGAGATCAAAGGTACGAACTTACAGAGATCAAAAGGACTAAACCTATTCAGATCAGGTCGTCCTTGGTTTATTACTTGCCCTTTGCTGTGTTAATCACTTAGTTACTGGATTTTTCCCATCATAACCCTcctatttataaaaaaagattacacCAATACATCACATCTAgtaattaaaatctaaaatgttcTTGACACAGACGCTGTCTTTATCCAGCTTCCTTTGTACAGCCCCTTCATCACAATGCCATTTCTTTAGGGTTTTCAACATCGGAATCTTTATGCTTTTACAGTTCAGTGTCTttgatttcttctttaaataagTCCCCCATACTGTCCTCGTATGGGAGTGAATCGTCTTCTTCCTCATTCTTAGATGATGTCGTGTCTCCTTTTCATATCGTACACTCCAATCTGTATgaagaggggctgatactcatgtctcatttgttttgttattgcgGATTCAATCAATTTTGTCATACGGCTTctaattcatgttttaaaacaatatctaCAAACAGTAAGTATTAATATatctattaatgctgaagataccagtaaCATGATGAAAACCTCCATTTCCCGAAccatctttccatagcatcaccaaaATAATTCTATAttcctgaattctctgctaattctttatctAATGTTGTCAATCCTTGTAAGGCTCTGGTGACTGATGTCTCTGGTGCAGTATTTATATAATATCAGTGTGCACCAGGATGAgccaaacatggcacacacacctcctttctcagCTAGGAGCCTGTCTAAAGCCATTCTGTTCTGTCCTGTCATTAAGCctgaagctgcttgttgttcagcttgtccctaaACTGCATCCCttgtattaattaataaatctctgttaaatacaataaatgtaattaatccaatcCACATTCTTGTTGGTAGTTGCCTACCAGAAAAACAATGattcaaaacctgctccaatttgactTTTGCCTTGAATTCATCTGGCACTCCTCTGGGCTGCTCCTATTTCATCTTTGTATGCTTTGGAGCTGAAGCTCCTCCCAGGTGCTGTGCTCCTCTTCCTACAGAGTTCAAGCTTGCAATACATGGAATcgcagtttcgggcttccggtggaatcgcaatgcattctggggtggcaagactagaaaagtgagcaccaactccacaagcgcctccatattggatttattctctacttgtttacattttacttagcttattcttcaagcgtttttacattgtatttggctagtttttagtgtgtaagcatcgctcttctagttatgggatttggacaccggaattgtgtggtgaaaggatgtttgagcagtgggaaaaagctaactaaatgggcagaatctcattgtgagcttcacgattgcaaaaattgtgctgcaagcttattcttcaagcgtgttgtaaacaaacctactactctacaatgagttctgaactcctttcttatgatgaggttcagatgtggaaagtcgaagctttgaaagtattttgccgcaagcggaatttaaaggtttcaggaacaaaactcgagcttattgccagggtgtttgctgcatcagagatgggcattgaggagcaacccacagctaacgaaagactttcaatcacagaaaaagaaaagattaagcttttggttattctgtggcgtttcagtgcctgatcccttgacattgcaggatggctgggtcaatgaaaacagcatgacttcttggccgccgatatacctcagcgatataaaataatttttaatgtctgaccacccagggaacgatgtcgagtttcataaacgaactttgaacgaatacaaagaaggcaaagcatttagactgtttgactctggctggttgaaacaaatatatttcaatcctctcgcagattctgagtattgcttttttaaagcaaaatgtactcattcaatgaaagtttcccatacgccacattcggcatggatctgcgcagtcaagaaaactggcgatatcataagtgcttattgcagttgtgttgcagggtaagctattataaatatatacctaacttgtgtttgttaattattatacaactaagtacatttgtcaatgtatataaatcaagtagatagactacataccccaggtcgagttcaggaacagggaattcatttgtcatttcatgctcactgcaaatccgcgaagatttcttgggcttccaagacttcccattgtaatcctgtctctttacagctttggtccatgctagccttctatcattgttctttagtgtggttggaaatggaaatagttcgaacggggtcttgcagtcgcaatttttgcaatcgtgaagctcacaatgagattctgcccatttatttagctttttcccactgctcGAACAtactttcaccacacaattccggtgtccaaatcccataactagaagagcgatgattacacactaaaaactagccaaatacaatgtaaaaacgcATGAAGAATAAGCagtaagtaaaatgtaaacacgtagagaataaatctAATATGGCGGCGCTTGTGGAGTTgatgctcacttttctagtcttgccaccccagaatgcattgcgattccactgGAAGCCCGAAACTGCGATTCCATGTATAGTTTTAGCTGTTATGGGCAGAGCATAGAAATGCTCGACCAGTGTCaccaatgcacatatttctgtcttgtgctaTGGTTCTGTGAGCTGAATATCTCTTATGGAGATATTTGCAAATTGGACTGGGTGGTTCCGTTACTCTATGCATCATTattaacagacatttaaacttgGTGCTGTTTCTCCAAATAGAATGGGACTGTGCTTAAAGCAAAGAGGGGCCTGGCTGGTGcacacacaatacaattcaatatgTTTACTGAGCTGCAACTTCCAGTCAAGCT
Protein-coding regions in this window:
- the artn gene encoding artemin, which encodes MPRDIAKEAAQSSAENIQHVINGKTWWRQGVSTPQLYLKNWKPDREPRHNFHVKRLMEQVGSAFMEEQWWKVMLWVVASLLTLVEDVLSEEDNKEAQSDLHVFRLPILSPAEDLEQASRVHTPWPKALEEWPLMQEEEIQQSRWRRSPRNPNLPKISRRNRKKTKSSRDCHLERKEMRVRDFGLGYDSDEIILFKYCVGTCHSSRKNYDLALKALMENGSISGKKVSSHPCCRPTRYETVSFMDKQTTWQTIKWLSAANCSCVS